A single Theropithecus gelada isolate Dixy chromosome 7b, Tgel_1.0, whole genome shotgun sequence DNA region contains:
- the PLEKHG3 gene encoding pleckstrin homology domain-containing family G member 3 isoform X1 produces MGALLRKANLPGVPSPGSNARMPVSTSLHQDGSQERPVSLTSTTSSSGSSRDSRSAMEEPSGSEAPAENGAGSPRDRHLPNSNNNSSSWLNVKGPLSPFNSRAAAGSAHHKLSYLGRVVREIVETERMYVQDLRSIVEDYLLKIIDTPGLLKPEQVSALFGNIENIYALNSQLLRDLDSCNSDPVAVASCFVERSQEFDIYTQYCNNYPNSVAALTECMRDKQQAKFFRDRQELLQHSLPLGSYLLKPVQRILKYHLLLQEIAKHFDEEEDGFEVVEDAIDTMTCVAWYINDMKRRHEHAVRLQEIQSLLINWKGPDLTTYGELVLEGTFRVHRVRNERTFFLFDKTLLITKKRGDHFVYKGNIPCSSLMLIESTRDSLCFTVTHYKHSKQQYSIQAKTVEEKRNWTHHIKRLILENHHATIPQKAKEAILEMDSYYPNRYRYSPERLKKAWSSQDEVSTHVRQGRRQSEPTKHLLRQLNEKARAAGMKGKGRRESEGSRSSRRPSGRSPTSAEKRMSFESVSSLPEVEPDPEAGSEQEVFAAVEGPSAEEMPSDTESVEVLETPLDAHQGLLGMDPPGDMVGFVAAESTEDLKALSSEEEEEMGGAAQEPESLLPPSVLDQASVIAERFVSSFSRRSSVAQEDGKSSGFGSPRLVSRSSSVLSLEGSEKGLARRGSATDSLSCQLSPEVDISVGGGTEDSPSVNGMESPSPGCPVEPDWSSCKKKESALSTRDRLLLDKIKSYYENAEHHDAGFSVRRRESLSYIPKGLVRNSVSRFNSLPRPDPEPVPPVGRKRQVGSRPTSWALFELPGPSQAGKGDPPSISDAEFRPSSEIVKIWEGMESSGGSPGKGPGQGQANGFDLHEPLFILEEHELGAITEESATASPESSSPTEGRSPAHLARELKELVKELSSSTQGELVVPLHPRIVQLSHVMDSHVSECVKNKVYQLARQYSLRIKSNKPVMARPPLQWEKAAPERNGKSPTVPCLQEEAGEPLGGKGKRKPVLSLFDYEQLMAQEHSPPKPSSARETSPQRFSFNPSAVSQRTTSLGGRLSARSPRSPTETFSWPDVRELCSKYASRDEARRAGGGGPGGPPVNRSHSVPENMVEPPLSARVGRCRSLSTKRGRGGGEAARSPGPLPQSKQDGGETLYVTADLTLEDNRRVIVMEKGPLPGPTAGLEESSGQGPSLPGALLGQGQDFQQSAECRLKEEGPRDPSQQGRVRNLREKFQALNSVG; encoded by the exons AATCTCCCTGGGGTGCCCTCCCCAGGCAGCAATGCCAGGATGCCCGTGTCCACCTCCCTCCACCAGGATGGCAGCCAGGAGCGGCCGGTGAGCCTGACCTCTACCACCTCCTCGTCGGGCTCCTCCCGTGACAGTCGCAGTGCCATGGAGGAGCCCAGCGGCTCCGAGGCTCCTGCTGAGAATGGGGCAGGCTCCCCAAGAGACCGGCATCTCCCCAATAGCAACAACAACTCCAGCAGCTGGTTGAACGTGAAGGGGCCCCTCTCCCCATTCAACAGCCGGGCGGCGGCAGGGTCTGCGCACCACAAGCTCAGCTACCTGGGCCGAGTGGTGCGGGAGATCGTGGAGACGGAGCGCATGTATGTGCAGGACCTGCGCAGCATCGTGGAG GACTACCTCTTGAAGATCATCGACACGCCCGGGCTGCTGAAGCCAGAACAGGTCAGCGCCCTCTTTGGGAACATAGAAAACATCTACGCACTGAACAG CCAGCTCCTCAGAGACCTGGACAGCTGCAATAGTGACCCCGTGGCTGTGGCCAGCTGCTTTGTGGAAAGG AGCCAAGAGTTTGATATCTACACCCAGTATTGCAACAATTACCCCAA CTCCGTGGCCGCCCTGACGGAATGCATGAGGGACAAGCAGCAGGCCAAGTTCTTTCGGGACCGGCAGGAGCTGCTGCAGCACTCACTGCCCTTGGGCTCCTACCTGCTGAAGCCGGTCCAGCGCATCCTCAAGTACCACCTGCTGCTGCAG GAAATTGCCAAGCATTTTGATGAAGAAGAGGATGGCTTTGAGGTGGTGGAGGATGCCATTGACACCATGACCTGTGTGGCCTGGTACATCAACGACATGAAAAGGAGGCATGAGCATGCAGTCCGGCTCCAG gagATTCAGTCACTCCTCATCAACTGGAAGGGGCCCGACCTGACCACCTACGGGGAGCTTGTCCTGGAGGGCACGTTCCGCGTGCATCGCGTGCGCAATGAAAGGACCTTTTTCCTCTTTGACAAAACACTGCTTATCACCAAGAAGCGGGGCGATCACTTTGTCTACAAGGGCAACATCCCG TGCTCCTCCCTGATGCTGATCGAAAGCACCAGAGACTCCCTGTGCTTCACTGTCACCCACTACAAGCACAGCAAGCAGCAGTACAGCATCCAG GCCAAGACGGTGGAGGAGAAACGGAACTGGACTCACCACATCAAGAGGCTCATCCTAGAGAACCACCATGCCACCATTCCCCAGAAG GCCAAGGAAGCCATCTTGGAAATGGATTCCTATT ATCCCAATCGGTACCGCTACAGCCCAGAGCGGCTGAAGAAGGCTTGGTCCTCCCAGGATGAGGTGTCCACCCATGTGCGCCAGGGGCGCCGGCAGTCTG AGCCAACCAAACACCTGCTCAGGCAACTCAACGAGAAAG CCCGAGCAGCAGGAATGAAG GGAAAGGGGCGCAGGGAGTCTGAAGGCTCCAGGAGCAGCAGAAGGCCCAGTGGTCGGTCTCCAACCAGTGCTGAGAAGCGCATGAGCTTCGAGTCCGTTTCTTCCCTGCCAGAG GTTGAGCCGGACCCTGAGGCTGGGAGTGAGCAAGAGGTATTTGCTGCTGTGGAAGGGCCCAGTGCCGAGGAGATGCCCTCAGACACAGAATCTGTAGAAGTCCTGGAGACACCGCTTGACGCCCACCAGGGGCTTCTGGGGATGGACCCCCCGGGTGACATGGTGGGCTTCGTGGCGGCTGAGAGCACTGAGGACCTTAAGGCCCTGAGcagtgaggaggaagaagaaatgggGGGTGCCGCCCAGGAGCCTGAAAGCCTTCTGCCACCCTCCGTGCTGGACCAGGCCAGTGTCATTGCGGAGCGGTTTGTTAGCAGCTTCTCTCGGCGGAGCAGCGTGGCACAGGAGGACGGCAAGTCCAGTGGCTTTGGGAGCCCACGGCTGGTCAGCCGGAGCAGCAGCGTGctcagcctggagggcagtgagAAGGGCCTGGCGCGGCGTGGCAGTGCCACAGACTCCCTCAGCTGTCAGCTCTCCCCAGAAGTGGACATCAGTGTGGGGGGGGGCACAGAGGACAGCCCTTCTGTCAATGGGATGGAGTCCCCAAGCCCAGGCTGCCCAGTGGAGCCCGACTGGTCTTCCTGCAAGAAGAAGGAATCAGCGCTCTCCACCCGAGACCGGCTGTTGCTAGACAAGATTAAGAGCTATTATGAAAATGCAGAACACCACGATGCGGGCTTCAGTGTCCGTCGCCGGGAGAGCCTCTCCTACATCCCCAAAGGACTGGtaagaaactctgtctccagaTTCAACAGCCTTCCTCGGCCAGACCCAGAGCCAGTACCTCCAGTGGGGCGCAAGAGACAGGTGGGCTCCCGGCCGACTTCGTGGGCCCTGTTTGAGCTCCCAGGACCAAGCCAGGCAGGCAAAGGGGACCCACCTTCCATCTCAGATGCTGAGTTCCGCCCATCATCAGAAATTGTGAAGATCTGGGAGGGAATGGAGTCTTCTGGGGGGAGCCCTGGGAAGGGGCCCGGCCAGGGCCAGGCCAATGGCTTTGACCTGCATGAGCCACTCTTCATCCTGGAGGAGCATGAGCTGGGAGCCATCACGGAGGAGTCAGCCACTGCCTCCCCGGAAAGTTCCTCTCCCACTGAGGGGCGCAGCCCAGCCCACCTGGCCCGGGAGCTGAAAGAGCTGGTGAAGGAGCTGAGCAGCAGTACCCAGGGGGAGCTGGTGGTCCCACTGCACCCCCGCATCGTGCAGCTCTCCCATGTAATGGACAGCCACGTGAGCGAGTGCGTCAAGAACAAGGTCTACCAGCTGGCCCGCCAGTACAGCCTCCGAATCAAGAGCAACAAGCCAGTGATGGCCAGGCCACCACTGCAGTGGGAAAAGGCGGCCCCTGAGAGGAACGGGAAGAGCCCCACTGTGCCCTGTCTACAGGAAGAGGCTGGAGAGCCATTAGGTGGCAAAG GTAAGAGGAAGCCAGTGCTGTCTCTCTTCGACTACGAGCAGCTGATGGCCCAGGAGCACAGCCCTCCCAAGCCCTCCTCGGCTAGGGAGACATCGCCACAGCGTTTCTCCTTCAACCCGTCTGCTGTCAGCCAGAGGACCACCTCGCTTGGGGGTCGGCTCTCTGCCCGGAGCCCCCGCAGCCCCACGGAGACCTTCAGCTGGCCTGACGTCCGAGAGCTCTGCTCCAAGTACGCCTCCCGCGATGAGGCACGCCGAGCAGGGGGTGGTGGGCCCGGCGGCCCACCCGTCAACAGGAGCCACTCGGTGCCGGAGAACATGGTGGAGCCGCCTCTGTCGGCCAGGGTGGGCCGCTGCCGCAGCCTGAGCACCAAGAGGGGCCGGGGAGGCGGAGAGGCTGCCCGATCCCCTGGGCCTCTGCCCCAGAGCAAGCAGGATGGAGGCGAGACCCTGTATGTCACTGCAGACCTCACCCTTGAGGACAACCGGCGGGTGATTGTCATGGAGAAGGGACCCCTTCCCGGCCCCACGGCGGGGCTAGAGGAGAGCAGTGGTCAGGGACCAAGCTTGCCGGGGGCCCTgctggggcagggccaggactTCCAGCAGTCTGCAGAGTGTCGGCTGAAGGAAGAGGGTCCCAGGGACCCGAGCCAGCAGGGTAGAGTGAGAAACCTCAGAGAGAAGTTCCAGGCCTTGAACTCTGTTGGTTGA
- the PLEKHG3 gene encoding pleckstrin homology domain-containing family G member 3 isoform X2 — MPVSTSLHQDGSQERPVSLTSTTSSSGSSRDSRSAMEEPSGSEAPAENGAGSPRDRHLPNSNNNSSSWLNVKGPLSPFNSRAAAGSAHHKLSYLGRVVREIVETERMYVQDLRSIVEDYLLKIIDTPGLLKPEQVSALFGNIENIYALNSQLLRDLDSCNSDPVAVASCFVERSQEFDIYTQYCNNYPNSVAALTECMRDKQQAKFFRDRQELLQHSLPLGSYLLKPVQRILKYHLLLQEIAKHFDEEEDGFEVVEDAIDTMTCVAWYINDMKRRHEHAVRLQEIQSLLINWKGPDLTTYGELVLEGTFRVHRVRNERTFFLFDKTLLITKKRGDHFVYKGNIPCSSLMLIESTRDSLCFTVTHYKHSKQQYSIQAKTVEEKRNWTHHIKRLILENHHATIPQKAKEAILEMDSYYPNRYRYSPERLKKAWSSQDEVSTHVRQGRRQSEPTKHLLRQLNEKARAAGMKGKGRRESEGSRSSRRPSGRSPTSAEKRMSFESVSSLPEVEPDPEAGSEQEVFAAVEGPSAEEMPSDTESVEVLETPLDAHQGLLGMDPPGDMVGFVAAESTEDLKALSSEEEEEMGGAAQEPESLLPPSVLDQASVIAERFVSSFSRRSSVAQEDGKSSGFGSPRLVSRSSSVLSLEGSEKGLARRGSATDSLSCQLSPEVDISVGGGTEDSPSVNGMESPSPGCPVEPDWSSCKKKESALSTRDRLLLDKIKSYYENAEHHDAGFSVRRRESLSYIPKGLVRNSVSRFNSLPRPDPEPVPPVGRKRQVGSRPTSWALFELPGPSQAGKGDPPSISDAEFRPSSEIVKIWEGMESSGGSPGKGPGQGQANGFDLHEPLFILEEHELGAITEESATASPESSSPTEGRSPAHLARELKELVKELSSSTQGELVVPLHPRIVQLSHVMDSHVSECVKNKVYQLARQYSLRIKSNKPVMARPPLQWEKAAPERNGKSPTVPCLQEEAGEPLGGKGKRKPVLSLFDYEQLMAQEHSPPKPSSARETSPQRFSFNPSAVSQRTTSLGGRLSARSPRSPTETFSWPDVRELCSKYASRDEARRAGGGGPGGPPVNRSHSVPENMVEPPLSARVGRCRSLSTKRGRGGGEAARSPGPLPQSKQDGGETLYVTADLTLEDNRRVIVMEKGPLPGPTAGLEESSGQGPSLPGALLGQGQDFQQSAECRLKEEGPRDPSQQGRVRNLREKFQALNSVG; from the exons ATGCCCGTGTCCACCTCCCTCCACCAGGATGGCAGCCAGGAGCGGCCGGTGAGCCTGACCTCTACCACCTCCTCGTCGGGCTCCTCCCGTGACAGTCGCAGTGCCATGGAGGAGCCCAGCGGCTCCGAGGCTCCTGCTGAGAATGGGGCAGGCTCCCCAAGAGACCGGCATCTCCCCAATAGCAACAACAACTCCAGCAGCTGGTTGAACGTGAAGGGGCCCCTCTCCCCATTCAACAGCCGGGCGGCGGCAGGGTCTGCGCACCACAAGCTCAGCTACCTGGGCCGAGTGGTGCGGGAGATCGTGGAGACGGAGCGCATGTATGTGCAGGACCTGCGCAGCATCGTGGAG GACTACCTCTTGAAGATCATCGACACGCCCGGGCTGCTGAAGCCAGAACAGGTCAGCGCCCTCTTTGGGAACATAGAAAACATCTACGCACTGAACAG CCAGCTCCTCAGAGACCTGGACAGCTGCAATAGTGACCCCGTGGCTGTGGCCAGCTGCTTTGTGGAAAGG AGCCAAGAGTTTGATATCTACACCCAGTATTGCAACAATTACCCCAA CTCCGTGGCCGCCCTGACGGAATGCATGAGGGACAAGCAGCAGGCCAAGTTCTTTCGGGACCGGCAGGAGCTGCTGCAGCACTCACTGCCCTTGGGCTCCTACCTGCTGAAGCCGGTCCAGCGCATCCTCAAGTACCACCTGCTGCTGCAG GAAATTGCCAAGCATTTTGATGAAGAAGAGGATGGCTTTGAGGTGGTGGAGGATGCCATTGACACCATGACCTGTGTGGCCTGGTACATCAACGACATGAAAAGGAGGCATGAGCATGCAGTCCGGCTCCAG gagATTCAGTCACTCCTCATCAACTGGAAGGGGCCCGACCTGACCACCTACGGGGAGCTTGTCCTGGAGGGCACGTTCCGCGTGCATCGCGTGCGCAATGAAAGGACCTTTTTCCTCTTTGACAAAACACTGCTTATCACCAAGAAGCGGGGCGATCACTTTGTCTACAAGGGCAACATCCCG TGCTCCTCCCTGATGCTGATCGAAAGCACCAGAGACTCCCTGTGCTTCACTGTCACCCACTACAAGCACAGCAAGCAGCAGTACAGCATCCAG GCCAAGACGGTGGAGGAGAAACGGAACTGGACTCACCACATCAAGAGGCTCATCCTAGAGAACCACCATGCCACCATTCCCCAGAAG GCCAAGGAAGCCATCTTGGAAATGGATTCCTATT ATCCCAATCGGTACCGCTACAGCCCAGAGCGGCTGAAGAAGGCTTGGTCCTCCCAGGATGAGGTGTCCACCCATGTGCGCCAGGGGCGCCGGCAGTCTG AGCCAACCAAACACCTGCTCAGGCAACTCAACGAGAAAG CCCGAGCAGCAGGAATGAAG GGAAAGGGGCGCAGGGAGTCTGAAGGCTCCAGGAGCAGCAGAAGGCCCAGTGGTCGGTCTCCAACCAGTGCTGAGAAGCGCATGAGCTTCGAGTCCGTTTCTTCCCTGCCAGAG GTTGAGCCGGACCCTGAGGCTGGGAGTGAGCAAGAGGTATTTGCTGCTGTGGAAGGGCCCAGTGCCGAGGAGATGCCCTCAGACACAGAATCTGTAGAAGTCCTGGAGACACCGCTTGACGCCCACCAGGGGCTTCTGGGGATGGACCCCCCGGGTGACATGGTGGGCTTCGTGGCGGCTGAGAGCACTGAGGACCTTAAGGCCCTGAGcagtgaggaggaagaagaaatgggGGGTGCCGCCCAGGAGCCTGAAAGCCTTCTGCCACCCTCCGTGCTGGACCAGGCCAGTGTCATTGCGGAGCGGTTTGTTAGCAGCTTCTCTCGGCGGAGCAGCGTGGCACAGGAGGACGGCAAGTCCAGTGGCTTTGGGAGCCCACGGCTGGTCAGCCGGAGCAGCAGCGTGctcagcctggagggcagtgagAAGGGCCTGGCGCGGCGTGGCAGTGCCACAGACTCCCTCAGCTGTCAGCTCTCCCCAGAAGTGGACATCAGTGTGGGGGGGGGCACAGAGGACAGCCCTTCTGTCAATGGGATGGAGTCCCCAAGCCCAGGCTGCCCAGTGGAGCCCGACTGGTCTTCCTGCAAGAAGAAGGAATCAGCGCTCTCCACCCGAGACCGGCTGTTGCTAGACAAGATTAAGAGCTATTATGAAAATGCAGAACACCACGATGCGGGCTTCAGTGTCCGTCGCCGGGAGAGCCTCTCCTACATCCCCAAAGGACTGGtaagaaactctgtctccagaTTCAACAGCCTTCCTCGGCCAGACCCAGAGCCAGTACCTCCAGTGGGGCGCAAGAGACAGGTGGGCTCCCGGCCGACTTCGTGGGCCCTGTTTGAGCTCCCAGGACCAAGCCAGGCAGGCAAAGGGGACCCACCTTCCATCTCAGATGCTGAGTTCCGCCCATCATCAGAAATTGTGAAGATCTGGGAGGGAATGGAGTCTTCTGGGGGGAGCCCTGGGAAGGGGCCCGGCCAGGGCCAGGCCAATGGCTTTGACCTGCATGAGCCACTCTTCATCCTGGAGGAGCATGAGCTGGGAGCCATCACGGAGGAGTCAGCCACTGCCTCCCCGGAAAGTTCCTCTCCCACTGAGGGGCGCAGCCCAGCCCACCTGGCCCGGGAGCTGAAAGAGCTGGTGAAGGAGCTGAGCAGCAGTACCCAGGGGGAGCTGGTGGTCCCACTGCACCCCCGCATCGTGCAGCTCTCCCATGTAATGGACAGCCACGTGAGCGAGTGCGTCAAGAACAAGGTCTACCAGCTGGCCCGCCAGTACAGCCTCCGAATCAAGAGCAACAAGCCAGTGATGGCCAGGCCACCACTGCAGTGGGAAAAGGCGGCCCCTGAGAGGAACGGGAAGAGCCCCACTGTGCCCTGTCTACAGGAAGAGGCTGGAGAGCCATTAGGTGGCAAAG GTAAGAGGAAGCCAGTGCTGTCTCTCTTCGACTACGAGCAGCTGATGGCCCAGGAGCACAGCCCTCCCAAGCCCTCCTCGGCTAGGGAGACATCGCCACAGCGTTTCTCCTTCAACCCGTCTGCTGTCAGCCAGAGGACCACCTCGCTTGGGGGTCGGCTCTCTGCCCGGAGCCCCCGCAGCCCCACGGAGACCTTCAGCTGGCCTGACGTCCGAGAGCTCTGCTCCAAGTACGCCTCCCGCGATGAGGCACGCCGAGCAGGGGGTGGTGGGCCCGGCGGCCCACCCGTCAACAGGAGCCACTCGGTGCCGGAGAACATGGTGGAGCCGCCTCTGTCGGCCAGGGTGGGCCGCTGCCGCAGCCTGAGCACCAAGAGGGGCCGGGGAGGCGGAGAGGCTGCCCGATCCCCTGGGCCTCTGCCCCAGAGCAAGCAGGATGGAGGCGAGACCCTGTATGTCACTGCAGACCTCACCCTTGAGGACAACCGGCGGGTGATTGTCATGGAGAAGGGACCCCTTCCCGGCCCCACGGCGGGGCTAGAGGAGAGCAGTGGTCAGGGACCAAGCTTGCCGGGGGCCCTgctggggcagggccaggactTCCAGCAGTCTGCAGAGTGTCGGCTGAAGGAAGAGGGTCCCAGGGACCCGAGCCAGCAGGGTAGAGTGAGAAACCTCAGAGAGAAGTTCCAGGCCTTGAACTCTGTTGGTTGA